A single window of Salvia splendens isolate huo1 chromosome 6, SspV2, whole genome shotgun sequence DNA harbors:
- the LOC121806526 gene encoding equilibrative nucleotide transporter 3-like, with protein sequence MSNGVSSIDTIPTRIEGKFKATAVCWFLGLGSLVSWNSMLTISDYYYKIFPDYHPSRVLTLVYQPFAIGSMVILAYKEAKIDTRKRNIFGYTLFCLSTFALLLIDIATSGKGGIGNYIGVCVFVAAFGVADAHVQGGMVGDLSFMCPEFMQSFFAGVAASGALTSGLRLVTKAAFDKKEDGLRKGVMMFLAISTLCEFLCIFVYTFVFGKLPIVKHFRKKAASEGSMTVTADLAAAGIKTADGETVDDVKQDRLSNKELLLQNRGYCFDLFLIYVLTLSIFPGFLYENTGEHGLGDWYALVLIAMYNVWDLIARYIPLIDCIRLESKKGLMIACLLRFLLVPCFYFTAKYGDQGWMIFLVSFLGVTNGYLTVCVLTVAPRGYKAPEQNALGNLLVVFLLGGIFAGVVLDWLWAIGKGPF encoded by the exons ATGAGTAATGGAGTCTCTAGCATCGACACAATTCCTACCAGAATTGAG GGGAAGTTCAAGGCAACGGcggtttgttggtttcttggGCTTGGATCTCTCGTATCTTGGAATAGTATGCTGACAATTAGTGATTATTACTACAAAATTTTTCCA GATTACCACCCTTCAAGAGTACTCACTCTGGTTTATCAGCCATTTGCGATCGGGTCCATGGTGATTCTTGCTTACAAAGAGGCCAAGATCGATACAAGGAAAAGAAACATTTTTGGTTACACCCTTTTCTGCCTAAGCACATTTGCACTTCTCTTG ATCGATATAGCCACATCAGGGAAAGGGGGGATTGGAAATTATATAGGCGTGTGCGTGTTTGTTGCTGCTTTTGGAGTTGCAGATGCTCATGTTCAAGGTGGAATGGTTGGGGATTTATCCTTCATGTGCCCTGAATTTATGCAG TCATTCTTCGCTGGTGTGGCTGCTTCGGGCGCCCTAACCTCCGGCTTGAGGCTTGTCACAAAAGCAGCATTTGATAAGAAAGAGGATGGCCTTAGAAAGGGAGTTA TGATGTTTCTTGCAATCTCGACGCTCTGTGAGTTTCTGTGTATATTCGTCTACACTTTCGTGTTTGGGAAATTGCCTATTGTGAAGCATTTCCGGAAGAAGGCAGCATCAGAAGGGTCGATGACAGTTACAGCCGATCTTGCTGCAGCTGGGATCAAGACTGCAGATGGCGAAACT GTAGATGATGTTAAGCAGGATAGGTTGAGCAACAAGGAGTTGTTGCTTCAAAACCGTGGTTATTGTTTTGACCTTTTCCTTATATACGTGCTCACTCTGTCAATTTTCCCTGGCTTCTTGTACGAGAACACGGGTGAACATGGGCTAGGTGATTG GTATGCGCTTGTCCTAATAGCAATGTACAATGTTTGGGACCTGATAGCAAGGTACATTCCTCTGATCGATTGCATAAGGTTGGAATCGAAAAAGGGTCTTATGATAGCATGCTTGTTGCGTTTCTTGCTCGTTCCTTGCTTCTATTTCACGGCCAAGTATGGGGATCAAGGGTGGATGATTTTCTTGGTGTCGTTCTTGGGGGTGACTAACGGGTACCTAACTGTTTGCGTCCTCACAGTTGCCCCGAGAGGCTATAAG GCACCAGAGCAAAACGCGTTGGGGAATTTGTTGGTAGTGTTCCTTCTTGGCGGTATATTTGCTGGCGTTGTTCTTGACTGGTTGTGGGCCATCGGTAAAGGCCCTTTCTAA
- the LOC121809872 gene encoding uncharacterized protein LOC121809872, with the protein MADLDSNPADSLASTPRSDHHNLHDDAPQPRVRFMCSFGGKILPRPHDNQLRYFGGDTRIVAIHRHTTFAALLSKLSKLSGTTNISIKYQLPNEDLDALITVTADEDVENMMEEYDRLSQSQSQKSARLRLFLFPIDDNLNDSRASSINSLLDGSAKRESWFVDVLNGGPTAGSVLERGRSEVSSIVSEVPDYLFGLDNSDDALKEGSTKIRNKNLPNDNVSMSDPGSPAPVVSSPFCSTSSSLAPPSLQMIPDLPPVKTRPVNPVQAAEHIKESEMVQDKMASQPTGYPGGPVWHYPNPQVQPMSAVYYMPGSHVQAANASVPQVPIRAQFLQSYPVPSGQVPMGYPGMNHVYGAGVRPYEMPARFVTDNSGQPVYYGPPRNVPVVPGSYPGMGVPGGEEAQAPGPDMMLGRISQGS; encoded by the exons ATGGCCGATCTCGACTCCAACCCTGCCGATTCCCTCGCCTCCACTCCACGCTCCGACCACCACAACCTCCACGATGACGCCCCGCAGCCTCGCGTCCGCTTCATGTGCAGTTTCGGCGGCAAAATCCTCCCCCGCCCCCACGACAACCAGCTCCGCTACTTCGGCGGCGACACTCGCATCGTGGCCATCCACCGCCACACCACCTTCGCCGCTCTCCTCTCCAAGCTCTCCAAGCTTTCCG GCACAACCAACATAAGCATAAAGTACCAGCTCCCCAACGAGGACCTCGACGCGCTGATAACCGTCACCGCCGACGAGGACGTCGAGAACATGATGGAGGAGTACGATCGCCTCAGCCAGAGCCAGAGCCAGAAATCGgctcgcctccgcctcttcctaTTCCCGATCGACGACAACCTCAACGACTCCAGAGCCTCCAGCATCAACTCGCTCCTCGACGGCTCCGCCAAGCGCGAGAGCTGGTTCGTCGACGTTCTCAACGGCGGACCGACCGCCGGTTCGGTTCTCGAACGCGGCCGGTCCGAGGTCTCCTCGATCGTCTCCGAAGTGCCGGATTACTTATTCGGGTTGGATAATTCCGACGATGCGTTGAAAGAGGGCAGCACAAAAATCAGGAACAAAAACCTCCCAAACGACAACGTTTCGATGTCGGATCCGGGCTCACCCGCCCCAGTCGTCTCCTCGCCATTCTGCTCCACATCCTCATCCCTGGCCCCACCCAGCTTACAAATGATTCCGGATCTTCCGCCCGTGAAAACCCGACCCGTTAACCCGGTCCAGGCTGCAGAGCATATAAAGGAGAGTGAAATGGTGCAAGATAAAATGGCCTCTCAACCAACCGGGTATCCAGGTGGACCCGTTTGGCACTACCCGAACCCGCAGGTGCAGCCCATGTCCGCGGTGTATTACATGCCCGGCAGTCACGTGCAGGCGGCGAACGCCTCCGTTCCACAGGTTCCGATCCGGGCACAGTTTCTGCAGTCATACCCGGTTCCATCGGGTCAAGTACCCATGGGGTATCCGGGTATGAATCACGTGTATGGAGCGGGTGTGAGGCCGTATGAAATGCCCGCCCGCTTCGTCACTGATAATTCTGGTCAGCCGGTTTATTACGGGCCGCCGAGGAACGTGCCCGTTGTTCCGGGTTCTTATCCGGGTATGGGTGTACCCGGAGGGGAAGAAGCACAGGCACCCGGTCCGGACATGATGTTGGGTCGGATCTCCCAAGGATCATGA
- the LOC121806547 gene encoding uncharacterized protein LOC121806547, producing the protein MAAPPVKSQPLHNFSLPHLKWAHKNSSTPHNHRFRRRDSADHHPDSDPKQPQPPPPPRDDAAAAEEAKPWKLRPRKEAIKAASSSKKENANNDGSSNGMKSQRLREGAHQSGGVERNAKRKVWISLSREEIEEDVYALTGGKPARRPKKWPKNVQKQLEGVFPGLYLVGVAADSYRVMMS; encoded by the exons ATGGCGGCACCACCTGTGAAATCGCAACCATTGCACAACTTCTCCCTCCCCCACCTCAAATGGGCCCACAAGAACTCCTCCACCCCCCACAACCACCGCTTCCGCCGCCGCGATTCCGCTGATCACCACCCCGATTCCGACCCCAAGCAGCCGCAACCCCCGCCGCCACCGAGGGACGACGCGGCAGCGGCGGAGGAGGCGAAGCCGTGGAAGCTGCGGCCGAGGAAGGAGGCCATCAAGGCGGCGTCGAgttccaaaaaggaaaacgcgaACAATGATGGCAGCAGCAACGGGATGAAGTCGCAGCGGCTGAGGGAAGGGGCCCACCAGAGCGGTGGCGTTGAGCGCAACGCCAAGAGGAAGGTCTGGATTTCGCTGTCGAGGGAAGAAATTGAGGAGGATGTCTACGCCTTGACCGGAGGCAAGCCCGCCCGCCGCCCCAAAAAGTGGCCTAAGAATGTTCAGAAACAACTCGAA GGTGTATTTCCTGGATTGTATTTGGTTGGAGTTGCGGCCGACTCTTATCGGGTTATGATGTCTTG A
- the LOC121809620 gene encoding E3 ubiquitin-protein ligase CSU1-like has product MPQRHSKNNNDLAFFTYDEKRKLGYGTQNERLGRDSIKPFDACSLCLKPFIEPMSCGKGHVFCKECILECLLAQKKDIHRKSAAHAAQQKQEKEDEEEKLMLQKARELDAFDQQNHGAIPQYNDKNYNSDKNGFHGANSVKTTSYEEEALRTMKAFWLPSATPEAPNKVHAPSTDTKCPEGNEKLRLKTLFPLVFTEDTNEEKRATSLDKTYICPSCKVTLTNTLSLVALSSCGHVFCKKCAEQFVAVDKVCLACDKPCKERHLVNLAKGGTGFAGHGDHLEAKDFKHLGSGSGLGLVRPATKT; this is encoded by the exons ATGCCTCAGAGACACTCGAAGAACAACAACGATTTAGCATTCTTCACTTACGATGAGAAGCGGAAGCTAGGGTACGGCACGCAGAATGAGAGATTGGGAAGGGATTCGATCAAGCCCTTCGACGCATGTTCCCTCTGCTTGAAGCCCTTTATTGAGCCTATGTCATGTGGCAAAGGCCATGTTTTCTGCAAGGAGTGCATTTTGGAATGTCTTTTGGCACAGAAGAAAGATATTCACAG GAAGTCAGCTGCCCATGCTGCTCAACAGAAACAGGaaaaagaagacgaagaagagaAGCTAATGCTGCAAAAAGCTAGAGAGCTCGATGCATTTGATCAGCAGAACCATGGAGCGATACCTCAGTACAATGATAAGAACTACAATAGCGACAAGAACGGTTTCCATGGAGCCAACAGTGTAAAGACGACTTCATATGAAGAGGAAGCACTCCGTACGATGAAGGCATTTTGGCTACCTTCCGCAACCCCTGAAGCTCCTAATAAAGTACATGCCCCGTCAACAGACACAAAATGCCCTGAAGGGAACGAAAAACTCAGGTTGAAGACGCTCTTTCCCTTGGTTTTCACAGAAGACACTAATGAAGAGAAGAGAGCAACTTCTCTTGACAAAACTTATATCTGCCCTAGCTGCAAGGTGACGCTAACAAATACACTCTCACTCGTGGCCTTGAGTTCTTGTGGGCATGTCTTCTGCAAGAAGTGTGCTGAGCAGTTTGTCGCTGTCGATAAGGTTTGTTTAGCCTGTGACAAGCCTTGCAAAGAGAGGCATCTTGTCAATCTTGCCAAGGGAGGAACTGGTTTTGCAGGCCATGGGGATCATCTCGAAGCCAAAGACTTTAAACATTTGGGAAGCGGGTCGGGCCTCGGGCTCGTGAGACCAGCAACCAAGACTTGA
- the LOC121808594 gene encoding myb family transcription factor EFM-like isoform X1, with the protein MMASPSELIFDTKPQIYSMLPKSLGDEASDHTQKLEDFLIRLEEERLKIDAFKRELPLCMQLLANAMEASRQQLQSEKASSQGGGGRPVLEEFIPLKKSNSSKAEMGEGNIYADKANWMTSAQLWNEGAKAPQSPLATSSPQETEIKLALNCKQRTNGSGGLLPFSPPGEAYPELALASSHKEEMDEKRSSSETKRDSVDKDQGCGTATNGAQTHRKARRCWSPDLHRRFVNALHMLGGSQVATPKQIRELMKVDGLTNDEVKSHLQKYRLHTRRPSPSPQAAVTAAPQVVVLGGIWVPQEYGGAQAALYGAAAAHHHPFNTPMQQDMYPAIAPPPSHPHAAAIQHQHLQLYNKQQQQPPPLTRNSSPGSGGDPSESIEDGKSESGSWKADSGGANSGERRRVEGEESNASVVSLKF; encoded by the exons ATGATGGCATCTCCATCCGAACTTATCTTCGACACCAAACCCCAAATCTATTCCATGCTCCCAAAATCATTAGGAGATGAAGCAAGCGACCACACTCAAAAACTCGAAGACTTCCTAATCCGGCTCGAGGAAGAGCGTCTCAAGATCGACGCCTTCAAACGCGAACTCCCCCTCTGTATGCAACTCCTCGCCAACG CAATGGAGGCGTCGCGGCAGCAGCTGCAGTCGGAGAAGGCCAGCAGTCAAGGCGGAGGCGGAAGGCCGGTGCTGGAAGAGTTCATTCCTCTAAAGAAATCGAATTCATCCAAGGCTGAGATGGGCGAAGGAAACATTTATGCAGATAAAGCCAACTGGATGACATCTGCGCAGCTATGGAATGAGGGTGCCAAGGCCCCCCAGTCTCCATTGGCGACATCATCGCCTCAAGAGACTGAGATCAAGCTTGCTTTAAATTGCAAGCAGAGAACGAACGGGAGCGGGGGTTTGCTCCCGTTTTCGCCCCCAGGTGAAGCATATCCGGAGCTAGCCCTCGCCTCGTCCCACAAGGAGGAGATGGATGAGAAGAGGAGCTCGTCAGAGACGAAGAGGGACAGCGTCGACAAGGACCAGGGCTGTGGGACCGCGACGAATGGCGCACAGACTCACCGGAAGGCAAGGAGATGCTGGTCGCCGGATTTGCACCGCCGCTTTGTTAATGCTCTCCACATGTTGGGTGGCTCACAAG TAGCTACTCCCAAACAAATTCGAGAACTGATGAAGGTGGATGGCTTGACCAATGATGAAGTTAAAAGTCATTTGCAG AAATACAGACTGCACACACGAAGGCCGAGCCCGAGCCCACAAGCGGCGGTGACAGCGGCCCCTCAGGTGGTGGTCCTAGGTGGCATATGGGTCCCACAGGAGTACGGAGGGGCACAGGCAGCCCTCTACGGAGCCGCCGCCGCCCACCACCACCCATTCAACACGCCCATGCAGCAAGACATGTACCCGGCCATAGCGCCACCGCCAAGCCACCCACACGCCGCCGCAATCCAGCACCAGCATCTTCAATTGTACAacaagcagcagcagcagccgcctCCCTTGACGCGGAACAGCTCCCCGGGCAGCGGAGGAGACCCGTCTGAGAGCATTGAGGACGGGAAGTCGGAGAGTGGGAGCTGGAAGGCGGACAGCGGCGGGGCTAACAGCGGAGAGAGGAGGAGAGTGGAAGGAGAAGAGAGTAATGCAAGTGTTGTGAGTCTCAAGTTCTGA
- the LOC121808594 gene encoding myb family transcription factor EFM-like isoform X2, whose product MMASPSELIFDTKPQIYSMLPKSLGDEASDHTQKLEDFLIRLEEERLKIDAFKRELPLCMQLLANAMEASRQQLQSEKASSQGGGGRPVLEEFIPLKKSNSSKAEMGEGNIYADKANWMTSAQLWNEGAKAPQSPLATSSPQETEIKLALNCKQRTNGSGGLLPFSPPGEAYPELALASSHKEEMDEKRSSSETKRDSVDKDQGCGTATNGAQTHRKARRCWSPDLHRRFVNALHMLGGSQATPKQIRELMKVDGLTNDEVKSHLQKYRLHTRRPSPSPQAAVTAAPQVVVLGGIWVPQEYGGAQAALYGAAAAHHHPFNTPMQQDMYPAIAPPPSHPHAAAIQHQHLQLYNKQQQQPPPLTRNSSPGSGGDPSESIEDGKSESGSWKADSGGANSGERRRVEGEESNASVVSLKF is encoded by the exons ATGATGGCATCTCCATCCGAACTTATCTTCGACACCAAACCCCAAATCTATTCCATGCTCCCAAAATCATTAGGAGATGAAGCAAGCGACCACACTCAAAAACTCGAAGACTTCCTAATCCGGCTCGAGGAAGAGCGTCTCAAGATCGACGCCTTCAAACGCGAACTCCCCCTCTGTATGCAACTCCTCGCCAACG CAATGGAGGCGTCGCGGCAGCAGCTGCAGTCGGAGAAGGCCAGCAGTCAAGGCGGAGGCGGAAGGCCGGTGCTGGAAGAGTTCATTCCTCTAAAGAAATCGAATTCATCCAAGGCTGAGATGGGCGAAGGAAACATTTATGCAGATAAAGCCAACTGGATGACATCTGCGCAGCTATGGAATGAGGGTGCCAAGGCCCCCCAGTCTCCATTGGCGACATCATCGCCTCAAGAGACTGAGATCAAGCTTGCTTTAAATTGCAAGCAGAGAACGAACGGGAGCGGGGGTTTGCTCCCGTTTTCGCCCCCAGGTGAAGCATATCCGGAGCTAGCCCTCGCCTCGTCCCACAAGGAGGAGATGGATGAGAAGAGGAGCTCGTCAGAGACGAAGAGGGACAGCGTCGACAAGGACCAGGGCTGTGGGACCGCGACGAATGGCGCACAGACTCACCGGAAGGCAAGGAGATGCTGGTCGCCGGATTTGCACCGCCGCTTTGTTAATGCTCTCCACATGTTGGGTGGCTCACAAG CTACTCCCAAACAAATTCGAGAACTGATGAAGGTGGATGGCTTGACCAATGATGAAGTTAAAAGTCATTTGCAG AAATACAGACTGCACACACGAAGGCCGAGCCCGAGCCCACAAGCGGCGGTGACAGCGGCCCCTCAGGTGGTGGTCCTAGGTGGCATATGGGTCCCACAGGAGTACGGAGGGGCACAGGCAGCCCTCTACGGAGCCGCCGCCGCCCACCACCACCCATTCAACACGCCCATGCAGCAAGACATGTACCCGGCCATAGCGCCACCGCCAAGCCACCCACACGCCGCCGCAATCCAGCACCAGCATCTTCAATTGTACAacaagcagcagcagcagccgcctCCCTTGACGCGGAACAGCTCCCCGGGCAGCGGAGGAGACCCGTCTGAGAGCATTGAGGACGGGAAGTCGGAGAGTGGGAGCTGGAAGGCGGACAGCGGCGGGGCTAACAGCGGAGAGAGGAGGAGAGTGGAAGGAGAAGAGAGTAATGCAAGTGTTGTGAGTCTCAAGTTCTGA
- the LOC121806598 gene encoding coniferyl alcohol acyltransferase-like: MGEFEVKVCKTEKVAAALPMQEHWLPLSNLDLLLPPVDFGVFFCYEHDETEQHFSQIVGALKKALALTLVSYYAFAGVLVRNGAGEPELLCNNSGVDFVEAVSDAALEDLNLYNPDDCVAGKLVPLKKHGVLAVQVTQLKRGGIVVACAVSHQVADAYSANMFLVSWAETARCKQLSQPPSFRRSLLLPRRPGRFDRSVDDMFVTVSNLPPDHSDDDGGGESAISRIYYIKAERITELQQEANAGNSNHTPITKLEAFSAFLWKTVISADNSCRDNVCRLGIVVDGRSRLIDGDADKAKLITPYFGNVLSIPFGEKKFRDLNENGLNWVASEVHAILLAAAGKEHFLGLIDWVEERRPEPALAKIYAARVTEEGPAVVVSSGKMFPVEKMDFGWGRPVFGSYDFPWGGKSGYVMPMPSAKGNGDWVVYMHLLRGQLELIERNASDVFNPVTSDYVSSNV, encoded by the exons ATGGGCGAATTTGAGGTCAAAGTTTGCAAAACGGAGAAGGTGGCGGCGGCGCTGCCTATGCAGGAGCACTGGCTGCCGCTCTCCAACCTTGACCTGTTGTTGCCGCCGGTGGACTTCGGAGTCTTCTTCTGCTACGAGCACGACGAAACGGAGCAGCATTTCTCGCAGATTGTGGGGGCGCTGAAGAAGGCTCTGGCGCTCACGTTGGTCTCCTATTACGCCTTCGCCGGCGTGCTGGTCAGGAACGGTGCAGGCGAGCCGGAGCTCCTCTGCAACAACAGCGGCGTTGATTTCGTGGAGGCCGTCTCAGACGCTGCCCTGGAGGATCTTAATCTCTATAACCCGGATGACTGCGTCGCCGGCAAGCTCGTGCCGCTCAAAAAGCACGGCGTTCTTGCCGTACAG GTAACTCAACTGAAACGCGGCGGAATAGTGGTGGCGTGCGCCGTCTCTCATCAGGTGGCGGACGCTTACTCCGCCAACATGTTCCTCGTCTCATGGGCGGAGACGGCGCGTTGCAAGCAGCTATCCCAGCCGCCCTCCTTCCGCCGCTCCCTCCTCCTCCCCAGACGCCCCGGCCGCTTCGACCGCTCCGTCGACGACATGTTCGTCACCGTCTCCAACCTACCGCCCGATCACTCCGACGACGACGGCGGCGGCGAATCCGCAATCAGCCGCATCTACTACATCAAGGCCGAGCGCATCACAGAGCTCCAGCAAGAGGCCAACGCCGGAAACTCCAACCACACTCCAATAACCAAGCTCGAGGCCTTCTCCGCATTCCTCTGGAAAACTGTAATCTCCGCTGACAATTCCTGCCGTGATAACGTCTGCCGCCTCGGGATCGTCGTCGACGGGAGGAGCCGATTGATCGACGGAGACGCCGATAAGGCGAAGCTCATCACTCCGTATTTCGGCAATGTTTTGTCCATCCCATTTGGGGAGAAGAAATTTAGGGATTTGAATGAGAATGGGTTGAATTGGGTGGCGAGTGAGGTCCACGCGATTTTGCTGGCCGCGGCGGGTAAGGAGCATTTCCTAGGGTTGATTGATTGGGTGGAGGAGAGGCGGCCGGAGCCGGCACTTGCGAAGATTTATGCGGCGAGGGTGACGGAGGAGGGGCCGGCAGTGGTGGTGTCGTCGGGGAAAATGTTCCCCGTAGAAAAAATGGACTTTGGGTGGGGTCGACCGGTCTTTGGGTCGTATGATTTCCCGTGGGGTGGGAAATCGGGATACGTGATGCCGATGCCAAGTGCGAAGGGCAACGGGGATTGGGTAGTGTACATGCATCTCTTGAGAGGGCAATTAGAGTTGATTGAGAGGAATGCATCGGATGTGTTCAACCCTGTTACTTCTGATTATGTTTCGTCTAatgtttaa